ctctctgcctctcagcctaggACCCTGGCCCCTCCCTCATCCTCCCTCCGAGGGCAAAGCTCCTGGACCAGGCAGCACAGACCTCAGGCAGACCTTCCATGGCTTCCTTGAGCTTCACAGACTTCTTGTCATGGGCACTGAAGAACTTGATGGGATTGGCCAGAGCCACGGTGAGATCTGGGTGCATAGGGGCATCCTGGGACTGGTGTGGAGTTGTCCCTGGAAGGCACCCCCATCCCACCTACCCCCAGACTATCCTATCATACCCAACTCTGGAGGTTGGCttgaggaggaagaggtggagtGGACCACCTACCTGCCCAGGTGTCAGGTACATAGTCCTTCAACTCCAGGAAGACAAAAAGGGCGGGCATGGTAAGGGGCAAGTTGCTCTCGCTATGCAGGCACAGATGGTGGTAGCCTGTTGGGCAGGAGGGGTTGGGCGGTAAGCCAtgcccaaggccacccagcaCTGTAGGAGCAGCCCAGTACTCAAGGCCTCTGGTTTAGAGGAAGGGAGACCAGAGTCTGAGTCTGGTTTTGTACCTTCCTCCTTATGTGACGTTGGGCAGTTTCCTTTAAAGCTCTTGAGATTTTCTTTAGCTGTGAAATGGGGTGAATAGGATCTCCCTCATGTGGTTATGGTTAGGATTAAGTGAGAAAGTGTTATAAACCCATAACTCATCTTAGGTTTCCCATAAGTATCAGGTCCTTGGTAAATTGCCCCAGTAGTTCCAGAAAATTATAGGCATTCTGTGGCAGAGGCCCCACTGCTGTCAGTTTCCTCTTCTTGCCCCAGTCCTTCTACGTGAGAGGATTAGGTAAGGTCTCAGGGACACCCCCAGAAGCTGCTGCAGCGCTGGGACAGGCTCCTAATGCTGGCCTTGGTCTCAGACTGACTAGCAACAGCAAAGAAGGACTCCATCCTTACCAGAATTCAGGGCATTAATGGGGATGATGCGGTGTCCAAGAAATTTGTTGCCTTCCTCCAGTACAGCCACCCTGAGGGATGCCAGCTCAGGCATCAAGATCTAGGGAGAGTTTGGGACAGgacaagctggggaggggagaggatggcCATGCTGCCCACGTCCCTGGCTTCAGAAGTCTTAGTGTCAGTGTGAGAACATGGCAGGTGTTACCAGATTTGGCGAGGACAGAGGGCACACTCTTAGGCCACACACATAGGCATCCTCTTAGCTCATGCCATGGCTGGTCCACACAGGGGAGAAGGGTTGGCTAGGCAGCCCAGGGCTTGGGGGTCCTGGTGCAGACAGTCCTGAACAGCCTTACCAATGAGTATTGAATCAGGACAAAAGACCCCTGCTGGACTGGGACTCTGTACCCTGGACTAGGAGTTCACATTTCTGCCTCTCATCCTAACATGAACACACATGTGCGTGAACACACGTGCACCTGcgcgtgcacatacacacacagattcaCACATAAAATTGTTCAGTAAGTAAATTTCAGTAAATGTGAATTTTGGACTCTTAAAAATCAGGAGGGCACAGGGCGAGGGGTAGGGAGAGTTGAAAAATCAAGGACTGTTATTTAGTTCTCTTTTCTATGAGTAGAGGCCAAGAAGTGGGGACAGATCCCAGCCCTTGCCATGCCCTAGCTCCCCACCTTCTCAAAGACAAAAGGCTCCTCCTTCCAGACAGGATTGATGGAGTTGGCGGTGGGTGACAGCTTCGTGCGATAGCGCCTCTTGGGGTCCCCGGGAAGGCCAAAGAGTTCCACTTCCACATATGTGCGCACACTGCGATCTGACAGGAACTGTCCAGAGATGACCTGGGGACCCATGGGAGGCCAGCCTCAGCTCtctaccaccccccacccagagcTCTTGCCTCTAACCTAGAGCCTCTAGCTCCTGGAGCTGAAGCACCTGTTCTTGGCTACTGTGAAGAACCCCATCCAGCTGGGGCCATGTGGCTCAAGGACTTCGGCTAAGCTCTGGGCCACTAGGTGCTTCCAGCATTCAGGGAAGAGTCATGggcctccccaccttcctccccaggcaaagaaggaaaacagcaCCCTCCCTCCCCGAGGTCCTGGGGCTCCTGCAGCCCCACTCTGcccactcttctcccctcccccaccccagcctcagcCCTTCCCCTTGGTTTCCATGGGGACCAAGAGGCAGCCTCCAGTGCTGAGGAGGAGGCAGTTTCCAAGGCAACTCTCTACTGCAAGAACTGGCTTGGGCTGAAGTTTTCAGGATAtcaggggagggggttgggagtggAGGAGTAGAGCTCCTGTGTCCCAGCCCTCCCAGCCACATGTCTGCCTCAGGGGCTTGCCGTGATGGAAAGGGTGGTAGCCACCACCACGTCGATGCGGTCCACTGAGAAGGGGTTGAACTGCTTGTCCGGCCGCCGCATGAACTCATGCTTGAGGAGGTAGCCACTCTGCCCGTTGAACTCAAACAATGCCATGTTCTGCTGCATGGGCAGGTCTGGGGAGGGGGTTGTGAGACAAGGGCACTCTGTGAGCAAGGCCCTGCCCCACATCTGCACCTAGTCTCGATCTCCTACGTCCCTCAGCCTCTCCCGTCTTGTGGAACGGGAAGCTTGGGTGGACTAGAATGATGAGGGATTCTCATGACCCAGCCTGTTTCTCTAGGGTGTCTCATCACTCAGGAAGGCTCGACAGGTGGAAGTTAGCGGAAGCAAGGCCACGGTCGGTCCATTACTCACAGTGGAGGCTGAGACCAGTGAAGCCAGGGTTTCTGTGGGCTCATTCAGGCACAGCAGCCAGAACTTGGGCCAGCACTCTGGCCTCATCACATGTGTACTCACTCATACATGTGCCATCATATAGGCGCGAGCCAAGGCATTTATATCCCTAACCGCTGACATGCCCACATGTGCTACCACAGCCTCAGCCAACCTCAGGACTCCAGGTCTGTTCTAAAGACAACCCCCCAGGAATGGGGTGAAagtaagagaggcagagagcggGTGCAGGTTCTTAGGGGCCTCGGAGTACCCTCACCCATGGTCTGGAAGTTGAGGGCCACCATCTGGCAACCGGCGTTCCAGAACATCTGGGGCATGTAGTTGGAGGAGTCCATGCGTGTGCCCTTCGGGTAAATGCGACTCATCTGGCGCTTGTTGTAGCTACCTGGGAGTTGAGGAGCTAGCCCGAGGCCTGTCCACACCCGGAGGACCCAGCAGCTCCCTCTGTGCACCCTGTCCCCaggccttccccaccccaccgccccaccTGGGGACCCTGGCTAGGGAGGCCTCAAGGATACTCCACGAACTGCACTGAGGCCTTGGAGAGCAGGTCATAGGCCTTGAGCTCTGTGAAGGACGAGATGACgtaacttctgtttttctctgtgtgggagagaaaggtgggggggggctgtCAGGTGGGTTCCCCCGACCCcggccctcctccctgccctcccttctgGGGTAGCTCCCTCCAGCACAGACATCCCTTCAACCTAGCAATCCCCCCAGGCTCAAGTGTTGAAGAGGCCAAACTGCTATGCAGTCTGGGTGGGTAACGGTGGGCTGGGGGTGAAGGATATGGGCGGGAGATATGCACGCGGAGGGGGTGTGGGCCACAGTTCTGGAGGGTGAGGGGCGCAAGCCTGGGATGGCACAGAGAAGGGGAGCCCAGGGGGTCAGGAAGACGGGAGGATGTGCAGAGGGTGAGCACTCAAGCTTTGGCTGAAACGTGAGGGCTGGGGCCATGGGTGGGAGGTGTAcactggaggtgggggggggcaggcatgCCCGGGGTTGGCCTAGGTGGGGGCTGCGGACTGCGGGTTCCAGGCCCTAGCAGTCAGTGCGGTAGAGGCCTACACTGCACAAGTGTGTGTAGAAAAAGGTGTCCACCTCAGGGGCACGCCCCGCTGAGAAGAGCAGTGAAGCTAAgtagtgtgtgtgcacacagagagggagggtTGCGAGGGAGGGGCAGATGTACCCTGGCCGGTTTCTCTGCCTGTGGCTCTTCTCTGGAGCTCTGACGCCCTGCCCTGCGGGGTCAGTGCTCCTGGGCGTGGGCCAGCCCCAGGCACCATTTGGCCCCCCAGGAGCCACAGAGCCTGCAGGAGGCTGCAGGAGCCCCAGGCCAGTAGGGTTCAGATGGCCTGTCCTAAGTGGCCTGCCTGTCACCGACACACTCCAGAGCATTCTGGTTGGTGCCAAGTGCCTTAGTACAGCACAGGGAAGCTAGGAGCCACTGCCACTGAAAAAAGCCCTTTGCCTGCCTCCTCTGCTGGCTCTTTCTATAAATAGAGCCCCCACGTCCAAGAAAGGGgggttcccttttccccttcctcccacccatcCAGCTGCTCTACTGTCAGGACATACTTCTCAAGGGCCTTCTCCTGAGTCCAGCCTAGCTTCCCGCTAGCATTTTCCTCCCACCACGTGCTCACTTACGGGCAGAGAACTCAAAGGAGATGAACTTGGTGGGCTGGATGTAATTCACTAGGCTGGACATCTCCTCGTAAGCTGTCACCTCTAGGCCTGCTGTGCCctagggaggagaggggaggatggagaaggggaGGGCAACCCAGGGAGGTGGCCCCATGCCAGCTCCTGGAGGGCTCCGCCCTGGGGACAGCAGGAGGGGTTCGGGGCTGCCCCCTACACACCTCATCCGACTGCATCTTCTTGAGCTCCTCCTCATCCAAGTTTCccgactcctcctcctcctcttccacctcttcctcctccggCTCTGCCCCGTCCTCACCAGCCCACACTGCCACACGCACATCTTTCAGCACTGGGACCACGGTCCCTACACGTGGCCTCCAGGCccagcccctctctccccctctaggCGCTTCCACACCCCAACCCCTCGCCACCCGGGCTGACACACCTGGGTCCTCTCCCACCGAGGCTCTGGGTGGGCAGTTGTTCTCAGCACCCCCACCCGGCTCCTTGCTGGGGGTTGCTGGGACAGAAAACTGGTTCTTTTTGTTCTTGATGAGGATCTTGCCTCGGAGATcctcagggctgggcagggggatGCCTGGTTTCAACTGTGGGAGAGAGATGGTCAGCACCATCTCCATGCCTTCAGGGTGCAGCCTAAGCTCCTTCTTCCCAAGCTGTGTTCCATCTGCCCTGCCTGTTCTCCTGCCCTGCTTCGCCTCCCACAATTTCCCCCATCTTGAGCGGTGCTCCTGCCATCCCAACTTACCCAGTTTCCTCAGACAACACTCTTCTCCCTCACTTGCCTAGAATGCCATTTCCTTACTCTCATCAAGATAAATCCAGTTACCCCTTGGATTCCAGCTTGCCAtcctttcctccaggaagccctccctgatgcCCAGGTACTCCCATAGCAGCCACTGGTTGCGCTGGCTTGGTTACTTGTTTATGGCCCCACTAAAGGTGAGTGACCTGAGAGCTAGGACTGTGTCTTTGTCACTAACAGGCCCCTTaaagcccagcacagtgcctgacacatggtaagTGATAGGATCCTGGCCCCACAATCCTCCCAGATAAATCCCAGCATCCTCTGGGGACATCTGCCTCCTTAACCTGGCCACCACGCTTCCccaggccccctgcccccaggcccagaTGTCCCATAGTGAAGTCCACTCACTGGGAACTTTTCCAAGGGCTCTGTGAGCAGCATCTCCCCAAACGTCATCCGGCAGTATTCAGCCATCTTGGCCTGTTGGCGGGGTCTGCAGGGAGCAGAACTGACGTAGGGTTCAGCAGCTCCACCCCCTCTTGTCCATCCTTCTGGACCCCTGACCCAGGTCATCTCATTGGGGATGCAGGGAGGTAGGGACATAGGCAGCAGAGCCTGAGGTCCTGAGGAGCTTGTATGAACACCCTGGGCGGTGGGAGAGCTGCAGGGCATGActagaggtgggggagggctgcGGGAAAGCAGATGCGGGCAGGAGATGGGgacaggggagagaaggaggccaAACAGGTCTGGTCTGATACGCACGAGTCCACATGGTTTTCAAATGACAGAATGACAGGATAGGGGGAGGTCTTAAAGGCACTTTCTGCAATGGCTTCAAttgcttcctggaggagaagaGGGCCAGGTGGGGAGGTGGTCAGTGGCCCAGGTCCctcctcacccaccccaccccaccccacccctgcccccagcggCACCCTTCTCCACTCCCCAGTTTCAATATGCAGAGAACTGGAGGGTCCCTGTTGGCCCTGTCTCCTAGGGTCCCCTCTAGTCCCCTCACTGATCTGAGGCCTCCCAGccatccttcttttctattttcaccCGCTCCCCTAATCCCTACACTGGGGCCCTTCCCTAGTGCCACTGCCACCAGCTTCCATGCCCGCCCCGAGTCTGACCTTGAAGTAGATGTCTGTGGTCATGGTGAAGCCATGGGTGATAATGGGCTCCTCGTCAGGGGGCTTGCCCTTCCAGCAGTCCAGCTCCACGCAGCGGCAGCCGGCCAGCAGCACCTGGCGGTACATCTCGGCCGACGACAGGCCAGAGAACTGGCCGGCTGAgccagagcagaggggagaggccgGTCCAGCTCGCCCCCGCCCACTCCCACACCGTCTGTCCTTTTGCAGCCCGCTGGCTCGCCCCGCAGAGGGATGGATTCAGGGGAACAGGAGCTGCACCCACACCCCAAGAGGAGAGAGCACCCTGGTCACCTGTCAGGTAAGTGTTGTGTGAGGAGTTGATGAAGTAATGGTTGAGGGGCTGCGTCATGTCCTGGTGGAGAAGCAGCTTGTCCTGGGCCAGCACGCTGTTCTCAGGCCCGCAGAGAAACCACACCATGCCCTCGGGGGAGAGCTGGCCTGGGGGTGCGGGGCAGAGGCCGGAGGGGAGAGCTGTCAGGGTTGCAGCCCCTGAGCAGGGCGGGTCAGgccacagaggggaggggctcCCTGAGTCCTCACCCCTCTGCACGTTGATGCCACTGGGCTCATACTTGTCGATGAGGCCCCGCACCTGGTCAGGCCGTGCCAGTGGAAACAGCAGAGAGTTGAGACGGGGGTCCCTCTGTTTCTGGTTGATGAACTTGGTCAGGTGTTCTTTGGTCATGTAGGGTTTGGCCTTGGCGTGGCTGCAAGCCAGAGAGGGCACAGGTCtgtggcccccccaccccggggctaGAGAGCACGGACTACCGCCTTCTCCAGAAAAGCCACCTAATTCCCAGCAAGGCAAGGGGATTTTAGccaccagccccttccccaggcccagcccaaACACGGAAGCTCACTAGGAAGTGAAGATCTCGTCTATTTCTGGCCGAGGACAGAGGCTCATGAGGAAACTCTTGTAGACGGATTCTGGGAAGTCCTCAGGATTGATGGCATCGTTCTGGGGGAAGAATGACCTGATCATTGCTGCACCCACCTTTTCCATGCTAAAAACCACAAATGAAGCCCAGACCTGTACAAGGGAGCCTGTCAGAGGGAGGGCTcagggcaggcagagcagcacgGAGCAGGCTCCTGAGCACCCACTTTTCAAGGGGCTggttgctgagcagagagcatgctgAGCTGGTCTGTCTTGACCCTGAACTTGGACACTGGCTAGTCCCTTGGCTGGGGCAGGATCAGAACTAGGAACAAccacagaaggaagaagaaagggttAGAAGTAAGCAGGTCTGCCAGAGCTGTGGgtggtcttctttctttctttctttcttttttttttaagtagagggCAGATGTTCCAAAAGAGGTATCTCGAA
This Mustela nigripes isolate SB6536 chromosome 13, MUSNIG.SB6536, whole genome shotgun sequence DNA region includes the following protein-coding sequences:
- the PLCB2 gene encoding 1-phosphatidylinositol 4,5-bisphosphate phosphodiesterase beta-2 isoform X6, whose product is MSLLNPVLLPPKVKAYLSQGERFIKWDDETTIASPVILRVDPKGYYLYWTYQSKEMEFLDITNIRDTRFGKFAKIPKSQKLRDVFNMDFPDNNFLLKTLTVVSGPDMVDLTFHNFVSYKENVGKSWAEDVLALVKHPLTANASRSTFLDKILVKLKMQLNPEGKIPVKNFFQMFPADRKRVEAALSACHLPKGKNDAINPEDFPESVYKSFLMSLCPRPEIDEIFTSYHAKAKPYMTKEHLTKFINQKQRDPRLNSLLFPLARPDQVRGLIDKYEPSGINVQRGQLSPEGMVWFLCGPENSVLAQDKLLLHQDMTQPLNHYFINSSHNTYLTAGQFSGLSSAEMYRQVLLAGCRCVELDCWKGKPPDEEPIITHGFTMTTDIYFKEAIEAIAESAFKTSPYPVILSFENHVDSPRQQAKMAEYCRMTFGEMLLTEPLEKFPLKPGIPLPSPEDLRGKILIKNKKNQFSVPATPSKEPGGGAENNCPPRASVGEDPVWAGEDGAEPEEEEVEEEEEESGNLDEEELKKMQSDEGTAGLEVTAYEEMSSLVNYIQPTKFISFEFSAQKNRSYVISSFTELKAYDLLSKASVQFVDYNKRQMSRIYPKGTRMDSSNYMPQMFWNAGCQMVALNFQTMDLPMQQNMALFEFNGQSGYLLKHEFMRRPDKQFNPFSVDRIDVVVATTLSITVISGQFLSDRSVRTYVEVELFGLPGDPKRRYRTKLSPTANSINPVWKEEPFVFEKILMPELASLRVAVLEEGNKFLGHRIIPINALNSGYHHLCLHSESNLPLTMPALFVFLELKDYVPDTWADLTVALANPIKFFSAHDKKSVKLKEAMEGLPEKPFPLGSPIVRPVNGALAPTSNGSAVAGARAKEEAMKEATEPQTASPEELRELKGVLKLQRRHEKELRDLERRGARRWEELLQRGAAELAGLGQPSAGGCGGRRLGPGKGSRKKRTLQCEEAAGPAPGEGREGSEGADARARELQDRLELELLQQGEEQYECILKRKEQHVAEQIAKMMELAREKQAAELKTLKETLDIDTKEMKKKLEAKRLERIQAMVKVTPDKMAQERLKREINNSHIQEVVQVIKQMTENLEKHQEKLEEKQAACLEQIREMEKQFQQEVLAEYKVRMKGLEAEVKESVKACLRNCLPSEAKDKPERPYEAFRELCDQDPLTAKAGAEESRL
- the PLCB2 gene encoding 1-phosphatidylinositol 4,5-bisphosphate phosphodiesterase beta-2 isoform X2, producing the protein MSLLNPVLLPPKVKAYLSQGERFIKWDDETTIASPVILRVDPKGYYLYWTYQSKEMEFLDITNIRDTRFGKFAKIPKSQKLRDVFNMDFPDNNFLLKTLTVVSGPDMVDLTFHNFVSYKENVGKSWAEDVLALVKHPLTANASRSTFLDKILVKLKMQLNPEGKIPVKNFFQMFPADRKRVEAALSACHLPKGKNDAINPEDFPESVYKSFLMSLCPRPEIDEIFTSYHAKAKPYMTKEHLTKFINQKQRDPRLNSLLFPLARPDQVRGLIDKYEPSGINVQRGQLSPEGMVWFLCGPENSVLAQDKLLLHQDMTQPLNHYFINSSHNTYLTAGQFSGLSSAEMYRQVLLAGCRCVELDCWKGKPPDEEPIITHGFTMTTDIYFKEAIEAIAESAFKTSPYPVILSFENHVDSPRQQAKMAEYCRMTFGEMLLTEPLEKFPLKPGIPLPSPEDLRGKILIKNKKNQFSVPATPSKEPGGGAENNCPPRASVGEDPVWAGEDGAEPEEEEVEEEEEESGNLDEEELKKMQSDEGTAGLEVTAYEEMSSLVNYIQPTKFISFEFSAQKNRSYVISSFTELKAYDLLSKASVQFVDYNKRQMSRIYPKGTRMDSSNYMPQMFWNAGCQMVALNFQTMDLPMQQNMALFEFNGQSGYLLKHEFMRRPDKQFNPFSVDRIDVVVATTLSITVISGQFLSDRSVRTYVEVELFGLPGDPKRRYRTKLSPTANSINPVWKEEPFVFEKILMPELASLRVAVLEEGNKFLGHRIIPINALNSGYHHLCLHSESNLPLTMPALFVFLELKDYVPDTWADLTVALANPIKFFSAHDKKSVKLKEAMEGLPEKPFPLGSPIVRPVNGALAPTSNGSAEPQTASPEELRELKGVLKLQRRHEKELRDLERRGARRWEELLQRGAAELAGLGQPSAGGCGGRRLGPGKGSRKKRTLQCEEAAGPAPGEGREGSEGADARARELQDRLELELLQQGEEQYECILKRKEQHVAEQIAKMMELAREKQAAELKTLKETLDIDTKEMKKKLEAKRLERIQAMVKVTPDKMAQERLKREINNSHIQEVVQVIKQMTENLEKHQEKLEEKQAACLEQIREMEKQFQQEVLAEYKVRMKGLEAEVKESVKACLRNCLPSEAKDKPERPYEAFRELCDQDPLTAKAGAEESRL
- the PLCB2 gene encoding 1-phosphatidylinositol 4,5-bisphosphate phosphodiesterase beta-2 isoform X1, which produces MSLLNPVLLPPKVKAYLSQGERFIKWDDETTIASPVILRVDPKGYYLYWTYQSKEMEFLDITNIRDTRFGKFAKIPKSQKLRDVFNMDFPDNNFLLKTLTVVSGPDMVDLTFHNFVSYKENVGKSWAEDVLALVKHPLTANASRSTFLDKILVKLKMQLNPEGKIPVKNFFQMFPADRKRVEAALSACHLPKGKNDAINPEDFPESVYKSFLMSLCPRPEIDEIFTSYHAKAKPYMTKEHLTKFINQKQRDPRLNSLLFPLARPDQVRGLIDKYEPSGINVQRGQLSPEGMVWFLCGPENSVLAQDKLLLHQDMTQPLNHYFINSSHNTYLTAGQFSGLSSAEMYRQVLLAGCRCVELDCWKGKPPDEEPIITHGFTMTTDIYFKEAIEAIAESAFKTSPYPVILSFENHVDSPRQQAKMAEYCRMTFGEMLLTEPLEKFPLKPGIPLPSPEDLRGKILIKNKKNQFSVPATPSKEPGGGAENNCPPRASVGEDPVWAGEDGAEPEEEEVEEEEEESGNLDEEELKKMQSDEGTAGLEVTAYEEMSSLVNYIQPTKFISFEFSAQKNRSYVISSFTELKAYDLLSKASVQFVDYNKRQMSRIYPKGTRMDSSNYMPQMFWNAGCQMVALNFQTMDLPMQQNMALFEFNGQSGYLLKHEFMRRPDKQFNPFSVDRIDVVVATTLSITVISGQFLSDRSVRTYVEVELFGLPGDPKRRYRTKLSPTANSINPVWKEEPFVFEKILMPELASLRVAVLEEGNKFLGHRIIPINALNSGYHHLCLHSESNLPLTMPALFVFLELKDYVPDTWADLTVALANPIKFFSAHDKKSVKLKEAMEGLPEKPFPLGSPIVRPVNGALAPTSNGSAAGARAKEEAMKEATEPQTASPEELRELKGVLKLQRRHEKELRDLERRGARRWEELLQRGAAELAGLGQPSAGGCGGRRLGPGKGSRKKRTLQCEEAAGPAPGEGREGSEGADARARELQDRLELELLQQGEEQYECILKRKEQHVAEQIAKMMELAREKQAAELKTLKETLDIDTKEMKKKLEAKRLERIQAMVKVTPDKMAQERLKREINNSHIQEVVQVIKQMTENLEKHQEKLEEKQAACLEQIREMEKQFQQEVLAEYKVRMKGLEAEVKESVKACLRNCLPSEAKDKPERPYEAFRELCDQDPLTAKAGAEESRL
- the PLCB2 gene encoding 1-phosphatidylinositol 4,5-bisphosphate phosphodiesterase beta-2 isoform X7; translated protein: MSLLNPVLLPPKVKAYLSQGERFIKWDDETTIASPVILRVDPKGYYLYWTYQSKEMEFLDITNIRDTRFGKFAKIPKSQKLRDVFNMDFPDNNFLLKTLTVVSGPDMVDLTFHNFVSYKENVGKSWAEDVLALVKHPLTANASRSTFLDKILVKLKMQLNPEGKIPVKNFFQMFPADRKRVEAALSACHLPKGKNDAINPEDFPESVYKSFLMSLCPRPEIDEIFTSYHAKAKPYMTKEHLTKFINQKQRDPRLNSLLFPLARPDQVRGLIDKYEPSGINVQRGQLSPEGMVWFLCGPENSVLAQDKLLLHQDMTQPLNHYFINSSHNTYLTAGQFSGLSSAEMYRQVLLAGCRCVELDCWKGKPPDEEPIITHGFTMTTDIYFKEAIEAIAESAFKTSPYPVILSFENHVDSPRQQAKMAEYCRMTFGEMLLTEPLEKFPLKPGIPLPSPEDLRGKILIKNKKNQFSVPATPSKEPGGGAENNCPPRASVGEDPVWAGEDGAEPEEEEVEEEEEESGNLDEEELKKMQSDEGTAGLEVTAYEEMSSLVNYIQPTKFISFEFSAQKNRSYVISSFTELKAYDLLSKASVQFVDYNKRQMSRIYPKGTRMDSSNYMPQMFWNAGCQMVALNFQTMDLPMQQNMALFEFNGQSGYLLKHEFMRRPDKQFNPFSVDRIDVVVATTLSITVISGQFLSDRSVRTYVEVELFGLPGDPKRRYRTKLSPTANSINPVWKEEPFVFEKILMPELASLRVAVLEEGNKFLGHRIIPINALNSGYHHLCLHSESNLPLTMPALFVFLELKDYVPDTWADLTVALANPIKFFSAHDKKSVKLKEAMEGLPEKPFPLGSPIVRPVNGALAPTSNGSAVAGARAKEEAMKEATEPQTASPEELRELKGVLKLQRRHEKELRDLERRGARRWEELLQRGAAELAGLGQPSAGGCGGRRLGPGKGSRKKRTLQCEEAAGPAPGEGREGSEGADARARELQDRLELELLQQANRQDDGAGQREAGGRAEDPQGDPGY
- the PLCB2 gene encoding 1-phosphatidylinositol 4,5-bisphosphate phosphodiesterase beta-2 isoform X3; protein product: MSLLNPVLLPPKVKAYLSQGERFIKWDDETTIASPVILRVDPKGYYLYWTYQSKEMEFLDITNIRDTRFGKFAKIPKSQKLRDVFNMDFPDNNFLLKTLTVVSGPDMVDLTFHNFVSYKENVGKSWAEDVLALVKHPLTANASRSTFLDKILVKLKMQLNPEGKIPVKNFFQMFPADRKRVEAALSACHLPKGKNDAINPEDFPESVYKSFLMSLCPRPEIDEIFTSYHAKAKPYMTKEHLTKFINQKQRDPRLNSLLFPLARPDQVRGLIDKYEPSGINVQRGQLSPEGMVWFLCGPENSVLAQDKLLLHQDMTQPLNHYFINSSHNTYLTAGQFSGLSSAEMYRQVLLAGCRCVELDCWKGKPPDEEPIITHGFTMTTDIYFKEAIEAIAESAFKTSPYPVILSFENHVDSPRQQAKMAEYCRMTFGEMLLTEPLEKFPLKPGIPLPSPEDLRGKILIKNKKNQFSVPATPSKEPGGGAENNCPPRASVGEDPVWAGEDGAEPEEEEVEEEEEESGNLDEEELKKMQSDEGTAGLEVTAYEEMSSLVNYIQPTKFISFEFSAQKNRSYVISSFTELKAYDLLSKASVQFVDYNKRQMSRIYPKGTRMDSSNYMPQMFWNAGCQMVALNFQTMDLPMQQNMALFEFNGQSGYLLKHEFMRRPDKQFNPFSVDRIDVVVATTLSITVISGQFLSDRSVRTYVEVELFGLPGDPKRRYRTKLSPTANSINPVWKEEPFVFEKILMPELASLRVAVLEEGNKFLGHRIIPINALNSGYHHLCLHSESNLPLTMPALFVFLELKDYVPDTWADLTVALANPIKFFSAHDKKSVKLKEAMEGLPEKPFPLGSPIVRPVNGALAPTSNGSAVAGARAKEEAMKEATEPQTASPEELRELKGVLKLQRRHEKELRDLERRGARRWEELLQRGAAELAGLGQPSAGGCGGRRLGPGKGSRKKRTLQCEEAAGPAPGEGREGSEGADARARELQDRLELELLQQGEEQYECILKRKEQHVAEQIAKMMELAREKQAAELKTLKETLDIDTKEMKKKLEAKRLERIQAMVKVTPDKMAQERLKREINNSHIQEVVQVIKQMTENLEKHQEKLEEKQAACLEQIREMEKQAP
- the PLCB2 gene encoding 1-phosphatidylinositol 4,5-bisphosphate phosphodiesterase beta-2 isoform X4, producing MSLLNPVLLPPKVKAYLSQGERFIKWDDETTIASPVILRVDPKGYYLYWTYQSKEMEFLDITNIRDTRFGKFAKIPKSQKLRDVFNMDFPDNNFLLKTLTVVSGPDMVDLTFHNFVSYKENVGKSWAEDVLALVKHPLTANASRSTFLDKILVKLKMQLNPEGKIPVKNFFQMFPADRKRVEAALSACHLPKGKNDAINPEDFPESVYKSFLMSLCPRPEIDEIFTSYHAKAKPYMTKEHLTKFINQKQRDPRLNSLLFPLARPDQVRGLIDKYEPSGINVQRGQLSPEGMVWFLCGPENSVLAQDKLLLHQDMTQPLNHYFINSSHNTYLTAGQFSGLSSAEMYRQVLLAGCRCVELDCWKGKPPDEEPIITHGFTMTTDIYFKEAIEAIAESAFKTSPYPVILSFENHVDSPRQQAKMAEYCRMTFGEMLLTEPLEKFPLKPGIPLPSPEDLRGKILIKNKKNQFSVPATPSKEPGGGAENNCPPRASVGEDPVWAGEDGAEPEEEEVEEEEEESGNLDEEELKKMQSDEGTAGLEVTAYEEMSSLVNYIQPTKFISFEFSAQKNRSYVISSFTELKAYDLLSKASVQFVDYNKRQMSRIYPKGTRMDSSNYMPQMFWNAGCQMVALNFQTMDLPMQQNMALFEFNGQSGYLLKHEFMRRPDKQFNPFSVDRIDVVVATTLSITVISGQFLSDRSVRTYVEVELFGLPGDPKRRYRTKLSPTANSINPVWKEEPFVFEKILMPELASLRVAVLEEGNKFLGHRIIPINALNSGYHHLCLHSESNLPLTMPALFVFLELKDYVPDTWADLTVALANPIKFFSAHDKKSVKLKEAMEGLPEKPFPLGSPIVRPVNGALAPTSNGSAVAGARAKEEAMKEATEPQTASPEELRELKGVLKLQRRHEKELRDLERRGARRWEELLQRGAAELAGLGQPSAGGCGGRRLGPGKGSRKKRTLQCEEAAGPAPGEGREGSEGADARARELQDRLELELLQQGEEQYECILKRKEQHVAEQIAKMMELAREKQAAELKTLKETLDIDTKEMKKKLEAKRLERIQAMVKVTPDKMAQERGLLPSLKL